CGAGGAGTACGGCTCCCACGACAAGACCTTCGAGATCCCGGCCGCGGGCACCGTCCGCCTGGTCGACCGGGACGGCAACGCCCTGATCGAGCAGCCGGTCGCGAAGGGCGACATCTTCCGCGCCTGCCAGACCAAGGACGCCCCGATCCGCGACTGGGTCAAGCTGGCCGTCACCCGTGCCCGCGCCACCGGCGACCCGGCCGTGTTCTGGCTGGACGAGGGCCGCGCGCACGACGCCAACCTGATCGCCAAGGTCCGGCAGTACCTGTCGGAGCACGACACCGAGGGCCTGGACATCCGCATCCTCAGCCCGGTCGAGGCCACCAAGCTGTCGGTGAAGCGCATCCGCCGCGGCGAGAACACCATCTCGGTGACCGGCAACGTGCTGCGCGACTACCTGACCGACCTCTTCCCGATCCTGGAGCTGGGCACCAGCGCCAAGATGCTGTCCGTCGTCCCGCTGATGGCGGGCGGCGGCCTGTTCGAGACGGGCGCCGGCGGCTCCGCGCCCAAGCACGTCCAGCAGCTGGTCAAGGAGAACTACCTGCGCTGGGACTCCCTCGGCGAGTTCTTCGCCCTGGTGCCGTCCTTCGAGCAGTACGCCGAGGCCACCGGCAACGCCCGTGCCAAGGTCCTCGCCGACACCCTCGACCGCGCCACGGCGACCTTCCTCAACGAGGACAAGTCCCCCACCCGTCGCGTCGGCGGCATCGACAACCGCGGCAGCCACTTCTACCTGTCCCTGTACTGGGCGCAGGAGCTGGCGCGGCAGACCGACGACGCCGGCCTGGCCAAGGCCTTCGGCCCGTTCGCCGAGACCCTCGCGGCGAACGAGCAGAAGATCGTCGAGGAGCTGAACGCCGTCCAGGGCTCCCCCGCCGGGATCGGCGGCTACTACCAGCCCGACAAGGCCAAGGCGGACGCGGTCATGCGCCCGTCGGCCACCTGGAACGAGGCGCTGGCGTCCCTGGGCTGACGTCCGCGGCGCCCGGGCCGCCCCGCACGTGATCCCGCCCCGGCCGGCACCCCGGCCGGGGCGGAGCCGTGCCGCGCGGGCCCTCGGGCCGGCCCGCCCGACCGTGCCGGGAGCGGGCCGCCGTTGCGGCGGCATGTCGTGTGTGACGTCTTCGTGTCGCGTGTGCGACACGTCCGCCGGACTCCGTCCGGCCGTGCTTACCTCGTCGCACGTCCGCCGACCCCCCCGCACGAGGAGCACCATGAGCACGCAGGCCGACACCTCGGCGTGGTCCTTCGAGACCAAGCAGGTCCACGCCGGAGCCGCCCCGGACCCGGTCACCGGCGCCCGCGCCACGCCCGTCTACCAGACCACCTCGTTCGTGTTCCGCGACACGCAGCACGCGGCGGACCTGTTCTCGCTGGCCGAGCCCGGCAACATCTACACCCGCATCCACAACCCCACCACCGACGTCCTCGAGCAGCGGATCGCCGCGCTGGAGGGCGGGGTGGCGGCGGTGGCGCTGGCGTCGGGGCAGGCGGCCCAGACCCTGGCGCTGCTGACGCTGGCCGGTGCCGGGGACCACGTCGTCTCCAGCGCGTCCCTGTACGGCGGCACGTTCAACCTGTTCCGGCACACCCTGCCCAGGCTCGGCATCGAGGTGTCGTTCGTGGACGACCCGGACGATCCCGAGGCCTGGCGGGCCGCGGTCCGGCCGGGCACCAAGGCGTTCTTCGCCGAGTCACTGGGCAATCCGCGCGGCAACGTGCTCGACGTGCGGGCGGTCGCGGACGTGGCGCACGCCGCGGGCGTCCCGCTGGTCGTGGACAACACCGTGCCGACGCCGTACCTGCTGCGCCCGATCGAGCACGGCGCGGACGTCGTCGTGCACTCCGCGACCAAGTTCCTCGGCGGGCACGGGACCGCGATCGCCGGTGTGGTGGTGGACGGCGGCACCTTCGACTTCGGGGCGCACCCCGGACGGTTCCCGGACTTCACCGAGCCGGACGCCAGCTACCACGGGCTGCGCTACTGGCCGGCGCTCGGCCCGGGCGCGTTCGCGGTCAAGCTGCGGGTGCAGCTGCTGCGCGACCTCGGCCCGGCGCTCGCCCCGCATTCGGCGTTCCTGCTGCTGCAAGGGGTGGAGACGCTGAGCCTGCGCATCGAGCGGCACACCGCCAACGCGCAGGCGCTCGCGCAGTGGCTGGAGCAGCGCGACGAGGTCGCCGTCGTGCACTATCCGGGCCTCGAATCCAGTCGGTGGTACGAGGCCGGGCAGAGGTACCTGCCGCGCGGCGCCGGCGCGGTGGTCTCCTTCGAACTGCGCGGCGGGGTCGAGGCGGGCAAGCGGTTCGTGGACGCGGTCGAGCTGTTCAGCCACCTCGCCAACATCGGCGACGTCCGCAGTCTGATCATCCACCCGGCCTCCACGACACACAGCCAGCTGACCGAGGACCAGCTGGTGGCCACCGGGACCGCGCCGGGCCTGGTGCGGTTGTCAGTCGGCATCGAGAGCCTCGCCGACCTCAAGGCGGATCTGGAGGCGGGCTTCCGCGCGGCCAAGGGCACGGCCTGACCATGGCGCCGTTCACCACCGGGGCCTGGCGGGAGGGGGACCCGCCGGGCCGGCGCCGCTGGTACGCGGCCGGGAAGCCGCTGCCGCTGCACGCGGGCGGGGAGCTGCCGGGCGTGCGGCTGGCCTACGAGACCTGGGGGCGGCTCGCGCCGGACGCGTCGAACGCGGTGCTGGTGCTGCACGCGCTGACCGGTGACAGCCACGCCGCCGGTCCCGCCGGGCCCGGGCATCCCGCGCCCGGCTGGTGGGACCCCCTGATCGGGCCCGGGCTGCCGCTGGACACCGACCGGTGGTTCGTGGTGGCACCGAACGTGCTGGGCGGCTGCCAGGGCAGCACGGGCCCCGCCTCACCGCGCCCGGACGGACGGCGGGCCTGGGGCGCGGCGTTCCCGTTCCTCACCCAGCGCGACCAGGTGGCCGCCGAGGCCGGCCTGGCCGACGCCCTCGGCATCGGGCGCTGGGCGCTGGTCGTGGGCGGTTCGATGGGCGGGATGCGGGCCGTGGAGTGGGCGGTGTCCCACCCCGGGCGGACCGGGGCGCTGCTGCTGCTCGCCACGGCGGCGGCGGCGAGCGCGGAGCAGATCGCGTGGGCCGGCATCCAGCTGCGGGCCATCCGCTGCGACCCGCACTGGCACGGCGGCGACTACCACGGCACCGGCCGCGGCCCGCACACCGGTCTGGGCCTGGCCCGCCGGCTCGCCCACGTCACCTACCGCAGCGAGCCGGAACTGCAGGCGCGCTTCGGCCGCGCGCCGCAGGACGCGGAGGACCCCCGGCGCGGCGGGCGGTACCGGGTGGAGTCCTACCTGGACCACCACGCGGCCAAGCTGGTGCGCCGTTTCGACGCGGCCAGCTACGTCGTGCTCACCGAGGCGATGAACGCCCACGACGTGGGCCGGGACCGGGGCGGTCCGCGGGCCGCCCTCGGCCGGGTGAGCGCCCCGGCGCTGGTGGCCGGCGTCGACTCCGACCGCCTCTACCCGCTCGCCCAGCAGGCGGAACTGGCCGCGCTGATCCCGGGCGCCGACCGGCTGCGGGTGGTGGAGTCGCCCTACGGGCACGACGGGTTCCTGATCGAGACCGAGCAGGTGGGCGCGCTGGTGCGGGAG
This is a stretch of genomic DNA from Streptomyces sp. TG1A-8. It encodes these proteins:
- a CDS encoding homoserine O-acetyltransferase, which codes for MAPFTTGAWREGDPPGRRRWYAAGKPLPLHAGGELPGVRLAYETWGRLAPDASNAVLVLHALTGDSHAAGPAGPGHPAPGWWDPLIGPGLPLDTDRWFVVAPNVLGGCQGSTGPASPRPDGRRAWGAAFPFLTQRDQVAAEAGLADALGIGRWALVVGGSMGGMRAVEWAVSHPGRTGALLLLATAAAASAEQIAWAGIQLRAIRCDPHWHGGDYHGTGRGPHTGLGLARRLAHVTYRSEPELQARFGRAPQDAEDPRRGGRYRVESYLDHHAAKLVRRFDAASYVVLTEAMNAHDVGRDRGGPRAALGRVSAPALVAGVDSDRLYPLAQQAELAALIPGADRLRVVESPYGHDGFLIETEQVGALVRELLD
- a CDS encoding bifunctional o-acetylhomoserine/o-acetylserine sulfhydrylase, translating into MSTQADTSAWSFETKQVHAGAAPDPVTGARATPVYQTTSFVFRDTQHAADLFSLAEPGNIYTRIHNPTTDVLEQRIAALEGGVAAVALASGQAAQTLALLTLAGAGDHVVSSASLYGGTFNLFRHTLPRLGIEVSFVDDPDDPEAWRAAVRPGTKAFFAESLGNPRGNVLDVRAVADVAHAAGVPLVVDNTVPTPYLLRPIEHGADVVVHSATKFLGGHGTAIAGVVVDGGTFDFGAHPGRFPDFTEPDASYHGLRYWPALGPGAFAVKLRVQLLRDLGPALAPHSAFLLLQGVETLSLRIERHTANAQALAQWLEQRDEVAVVHYPGLESSRWYEAGQRYLPRGAGAVVSFELRGGVEAGKRFVDAVELFSHLANIGDVRSLIIHPASTTHSQLTEDQLVATGTAPGLVRLSVGIESLADLKADLEAGFRAAKGTA